A genomic region of Fodinisporobacter ferrooxydans contains the following coding sequences:
- a CDS encoding glycoside hydrolase family 15 protein has protein sequence MPRSLVLGNHRIFVGLDQGLNIRDLYYPHVGQLNHIGGNRNSMGVWVDGQFTWLDEQDWSISLRYKEDSLVTDVIANNEALGLTCFISDAVHYRENIFLRNIDCIDHVGNRDVRFFFTHDFSIDETEVGDTAAYEPELDAVFHYKRHRYILTSGQTDQNGIFEYTVGLKRFHNLQGTWKDAEDGHLEGHTIAQGSVDSTISFRLQTEPNVPHSVSYWFAVGHSFPEVKRLHELVKKHTAGRMLEEINGYWRQWVRKGKEDFCDLPSELVQLYRRSMLIIQTHCDYKGAILAANDSDIMQYNRDHYSYMWPRDGALVALSLSKSGCYQQAVKFFEFCADALTKGGYLLHKYNPDGSVGSSWHPFVHDGAPQLPIQEDETALVLYALWEHYQIYRDIEFIKELYPTLIRRATDFLTTYVLPDLQLPESSYDLWEERRGIFGFTVATVIAGLRAASKFSAVFGEYERAMALEQFADEMRMGMLRHLYDPNTGRFARGIYVNGKGVVQKDMTLESSLYGIFAFQIVPTDDSRLARTMQAVWDGLRIRTPIGGIARYTNDQYFGRAAGNPDIPGNPWFICTLWAIDWDIEKAESLQDLQNVKDKLLWVKQHALPSGVFPEQIDPLTGEPLSVAPLTWSHSTYVLTILRYCEKYRELKGTGR, from the coding sequence ATGCCAAGATCTCTCGTTTTAGGGAATCACAGAATTTTCGTAGGACTCGATCAAGGATTAAATATTCGCGACTTATATTATCCACATGTCGGACAGTTGAATCATATCGGCGGCAACCGAAACAGTATGGGAGTTTGGGTAGATGGGCAATTTACTTGGCTGGATGAACAAGATTGGTCGATTTCTTTGCGCTACAAAGAAGATAGTTTGGTTACAGATGTGATTGCGAACAATGAGGCGCTCGGTCTGACATGTTTTATTTCCGATGCGGTTCATTACCGGGAAAATATTTTTCTGCGCAACATCGACTGTATCGATCATGTAGGAAATCGAGATGTCCGCTTTTTCTTTACACATGACTTCTCCATCGATGAAACGGAAGTAGGTGATACGGCAGCATATGAACCGGAATTGGATGCGGTTTTTCACTATAAGCGCCATCGGTATATTTTGACAAGCGGACAGACCGATCAAAACGGCATTTTTGAATATACAGTCGGTTTAAAACGATTTCACAATCTTCAAGGAACCTGGAAAGATGCGGAAGACGGACATTTGGAAGGTCATACGATTGCGCAGGGATCTGTCGATAGCACGATTAGTTTCCGGTTGCAAACAGAACCGAATGTGCCGCACTCGGTATCCTATTGGTTTGCTGTTGGCCATAGCTTCCCGGAAGTGAAACGCTTGCATGAGCTTGTCAAGAAACATACGGCTGGCCGGATGTTGGAAGAAATCAACGGCTATTGGCGGCAATGGGTGCGCAAAGGGAAAGAAGATTTCTGTGATCTGCCATCGGAACTTGTCCAATTGTATCGGCGAAGCATGTTGATCATTCAAACACATTGTGATTATAAAGGAGCGATTTTGGCCGCCAATGATTCTGACATCATGCAGTACAATCGGGACCATTACAGCTATATGTGGCCGCGGGACGGTGCATTGGTGGCTCTTTCCTTAAGCAAATCAGGGTGTTATCAACAAGCGGTCAAATTCTTTGAATTCTGTGCAGACGCATTGACAAAAGGCGGGTATCTTCTGCATAAATACAATCCGGACGGATCGGTAGGCTCCAGTTGGCATCCGTTTGTGCATGACGGAGCACCTCAATTGCCGATTCAGGAAGATGAAACGGCATTGGTTCTGTATGCGCTCTGGGAGCATTACCAAATCTATCGGGATATTGAGTTTATAAAAGAGCTCTATCCGACGTTGATCCGTCGAGCTACCGATTTTTTGACCACCTACGTGCTGCCCGATTTGCAATTGCCGGAGTCTTCCTATGATCTTTGGGAAGAACGAAGAGGGATTTTCGGGTTTACTGTCGCTACTGTCATTGCCGGCCTTAGGGCGGCTTCAAAATTCTCTGCCGTCTTTGGAGAATATGAGCGCGCCATGGCGTTGGAGCAATTTGCGGATGAAATGCGTATGGGCATGTTAAGGCATTTGTATGATCCGAATACAGGAAGATTTGCCAGAGGCATTTACGTCAACGGGAAAGGCGTCGTACAAAAAGATATGACATTGGAAAGCAGCCTGTATGGCATATTCGCATTCCAGATCGTACCGACGGATGATTCCCGCCTCGCGCGTACGATGCAAGCGGTTTGGGACGGATTGCGAATTCGCACGCCGATCGGTGGAATTGCCCGCTATACGAATGATCAATATTTTGGCCGCGCGGCAGGCAATCCAGACATACCCGGGAATCCATGGTTTATTTGCACATTATGGGCGATCGACTGGGACATCGAAAAAGCAGAGTCGCTGCAGGATTTACAAAATGTAAAAGACAAACTTCTTTGGGTCAAACAGCATGCATTGCCGAGCGGCGTTTTTCCGGAGCAGATCGATCCGCTCACCGGCGAGCCGTTATCCGTAGCGCCTTTGACTTGGTCCCATTCGACGTACGTGCTTACCATTTTGCGCTATTGTGAAAAATATCGGGAATTAAAAGGTACGGGAAGATAG
- a CDS encoding YcdB/YcdC domain-containing protein has translation MNYRNAIVSIVMTGTLTISAMLSSAPAFADTAAVSSAGIASSSASSAQGSATAPSTANAKISQDEAAAIVKAVLPVPNNAPSYASLQSDFGPMSENHHPVWNLGWQLGQPGEKTVGNINATVDAVTGTLLNFNQWSQAEQQSTFPPKISQDQAAAIGLSLIRKLQPETSQSVRKIAYPVVTNQGSLRGPFLYNLTFQRVVNGIPVPSDTFQIGVDGNGTITSYNFHWSNIPSSAFPDAKQVIDVSKAQNTYNHDLNMRLAYQPFYEPFKQNGPDIHLVYQPGMSYNQLLQPGPYAGSAASYPLWIDAKTDDWIDNTGKPVNPAAGSQTIQVIDPSGQDSNPPTLQQPLTADQALQIAKKYAGVDDSYSMNQSMNDYNGTKTYSFNWYKNSQPPQGPSMNVNVTIDAQTGQLLNFNRWNPAFGPGQKPPATVISEDAARQKAVDFIKQVLPNKTRALYFMPAPKFIGKFIGKGSNSQHPVQYNFSFGELVNGIPSDMNTVNIAVNAATGEIENYFHNTFANAAGGKVSYPDPSHVIPADQAKAEFAKSNPLELEYVQPMNADGTGPSDHFMLVYAPHATKPGEVLDAVSGAWVSPYGQSVSDQTQQATDIQGHWAEKQLQMMIDRGILQVVNGKVHPDSAITKGDLIRMLILAIGVPLQMNPNQAATFSDVQSGSKYFPYVEAAVNNHWISKGAQFNPNDNVTREELAELLTRALGYEDLAKYSSIFQVPFADKNQIANDFIGDVAIVDGLGIMKGSDNAFHPKQETTVAQAVVAIVKTVEIMNHKSASGPIYYIKNLQKKIEKMKR, from the coding sequence TTGAACTATCGCAATGCTATTGTATCAATCGTTATGACGGGAACACTCACCATCTCTGCCATGCTGTCATCCGCCCCTGCATTTGCTGACACAGCAGCAGTATCCTCTGCAGGCATTGCTTCTTCATCAGCAAGCAGCGCCCAAGGATCGGCAACCGCACCATCAACTGCAAATGCAAAAATCAGCCAGGACGAAGCTGCTGCCATCGTCAAGGCTGTTTTGCCTGTTCCCAACAACGCTCCAAGTTATGCATCTTTGCAGTCCGACTTTGGCCCGATGTCGGAAAATCATCATCCGGTCTGGAATCTCGGTTGGCAACTGGGGCAGCCTGGCGAAAAAACGGTCGGCAATATCAATGCTACCGTCGACGCCGTCACGGGAACATTGTTGAACTTTAACCAATGGAGCCAGGCCGAACAACAAAGCACGTTTCCACCCAAAATATCGCAGGATCAAGCGGCTGCCATCGGATTGTCCCTGATTCGAAAACTGCAGCCGGAAACATCCCAATCCGTCCGCAAAATCGCCTATCCCGTTGTGACAAACCAAGGATCCTTGCGCGGGCCATTCCTCTATAACTTGACATTCCAAAGGGTCGTCAACGGAATACCCGTACCTTCCGATACGTTTCAGATCGGCGTAGACGGCAACGGCACAATCACCAGTTATAATTTTCACTGGTCAAATATTCCTTCGTCCGCATTTCCGGATGCCAAACAAGTGATTGATGTTTCCAAAGCCCAAAACACATATAACCACGACCTAAACATGCGCTTGGCATACCAGCCCTTTTATGAGCCGTTCAAGCAAAACGGGCCGGATATCCACTTGGTCTATCAACCCGGCATGTCGTACAATCAATTGCTGCAGCCTGGTCCATATGCCGGCAGCGCCGCTTCATATCCGCTTTGGATCGATGCGAAAACGGACGATTGGATCGACAATACCGGCAAGCCGGTCAATCCTGCTGCCGGCAGCCAAACGATTCAGGTGATTGATCCAAGCGGCCAGGATTCCAATCCGCCGACGCTGCAGCAACCTCTGACTGCCGATCAGGCATTGCAAATCGCCAAGAAATATGCAGGAGTTGACGACAGCTACAGCATGAACCAATCGATGAACGACTACAACGGTACGAAAACCTATTCCTTCAACTGGTACAAAAATTCGCAGCCGCCACAGGGTCCAAGCATGAATGTAAACGTCACGATCGATGCACAGACCGGACAACTGCTCAATTTCAATCGCTGGAATCCGGCATTCGGACCTGGTCAAAAGCCTCCCGCCACCGTCATTTCGGAAGATGCTGCAAGACAGAAAGCGGTCGACTTTATCAAGCAAGTGCTGCCAAATAAAACACGTGCCTTATACTTTATGCCTGCTCCCAAATTCATCGGGAAATTTATAGGGAAAGGCTCCAACAGCCAACATCCGGTTCAGTACAATTTCTCATTCGGAGAATTGGTAAACGGCATTCCAAGCGATATGAATACTGTCAATATCGCGGTCAACGCAGCGACCGGCGAAATCGAAAATTACTTTCACAATACGTTTGCAAATGCGGCAGGCGGCAAAGTCAGCTATCCGGATCCATCCCATGTCATCCCGGCGGATCAGGCAAAAGCCGAGTTTGCCAAGAGCAATCCATTGGAACTGGAGTATGTGCAGCCGATGAATGCGGATGGCACAGGCCCGTCTGACCACTTTATGCTCGTGTATGCCCCGCATGCAACGAAGCCAGGCGAGGTATTAGACGCTGTGAGCGGCGCATGGGTATCTCCGTATGGTCAATCTGTCAGTGATCAAACACAGCAAGCCACTGACATTCAGGGACACTGGGCGGAAAAACAGCTGCAAATGATGATCGATCGTGGAATTCTGCAGGTTGTGAACGGGAAAGTTCATCCGGATTCCGCTATAACAAAAGGAGATCTGATTCGCATGCTGATATTAGCCATTGGAGTGCCGCTGCAGATGAATCCCAATCAGGCTGCAACATTTAGCGATGTGCAATCAGGAAGCAAATATTTCCCATATGTAGAAGCGGCAGTTAACAATCATTGGATTAGCAAAGGGGCGCAATTCAATCCGAATGACAACGTCACGCGGGAAGAACTTGCAGAGTTGTTGACTCGTGCTCTTGGCTATGAGGATTTGGCAAAATATTCATCGATTTTTCAAGTGCCTTTTGCCGATAAAAATCAGATTGCAAATGATTTCATCGGAGATGTAGCAATTGTTGACGGTCTCGGCATTATGAAAGGTTCAGATAACGCTTTTCATCCGAAACAAGAAACAACAGTTGCGCAAGCAGTTGTAGCCATCGTGAAAACAGTAGAAATCATGAATCATAAAAGTGCCAGCGGACCCATCTACTACATAAAAAATTTACAAAAGAAAATAGAAAAAATGAAACGATAA